The following proteins are encoded in a genomic region of Sneathiella marina:
- a CDS encoding tetratricopeptide repeat protein: MADIFSEVDEDVRKDKSLALWKKYGNYVIGAAVLIVVGTASYVGWQNYTLSQSESQGAAFQAASALVAENKLDAGAASFGTLAEDGNAGYRALARLREAGLLVETGKGSEALAIYDQLAADSSVDKEFSSLANLLAGYYLLDNGTSQEVRMKVASVAEAGSIWSASANELIALSYLQEGESVKAVELLTQLKNDAAVPSDIKARVEQLLAALGGE; this comes from the coding sequence GTGGCCGATATTTTTAGTGAAGTGGATGAAGACGTCCGCAAAGACAAATCGCTGGCACTGTGGAAAAAGTACGGCAATTACGTTATCGGGGCGGCTGTCCTGATTGTGGTCGGAACCGCGTCCTATGTGGGATGGCAAAATTATACCCTCAGCCAGTCTGAAAGTCAGGGGGCGGCTTTCCAGGCGGCGTCAGCGCTGGTCGCGGAAAATAAACTGGATGCCGGCGCGGCGTCTTTCGGCACGCTGGCAGAAGACGGCAATGCCGGATATCGGGCGCTGGCGCGCTTACGCGAAGCAGGCCTTCTGGTTGAAACCGGCAAGGGCAGTGAGGCATTGGCCATTTATGACCAGCTGGCGGCGGATAGTTCGGTGGATAAGGAGTTTTCCTCGCTGGCGAATTTGCTGGCGGGATATTACCTGCTGGATAATGGCACGTCACAAGAAGTGCGCATGAAAGTCGCGTCTGTGGCGGAGGCCGGCTCCATCTGGAGTGCGTCTGCCAATGAGCTGATTGCCCTGTCCTATCTTCAGGAGGGGGAGAGTGTGAAAGCGGTTGAACTGCTGACACAGCTCAAAAATGATGCGGCCGTTCCCTCGGATATCAAGGCCCGTGTGGAACAGCTTCTGGCGGCTCTTGGCGGCGAATAA
- a CDS encoding DUF2306 domain-containing protein, with translation MTEYIALYLTWAHLIAALIALGLGIFQLLRNPKGDATHKALGRGWIVLMLIVTIPSFWMRSLENGSFSWIHGLSVWVLFCLFMAVWSIRKGNVRRHAAFMMGTLIGVAMAGLFAILPGRFISEVLNYATP, from the coding sequence ATGACAGAGTACATCGCCCTTTATCTCACCTGGGCTCATTTGATCGCAGCGCTGATTGCTTTGGGTCTCGGTATTTTCCAGCTCTTGCGAAACCCCAAAGGGGACGCCACCCATAAGGCATTGGGGCGGGGCTGGATTGTCCTGATGCTGATTGTGACGATCCCCAGCTTCTGGATGCGGTCTTTGGAGAACGGCAGCTTCAGCTGGATCCACGGCCTGAGCGTCTGGGTATTATTCTGTCTGTTTATGGCGGTATGGAGTATTCGAAAGGGCAATGTCCGGCGGCATGCGGCCTTTATGATGGGAACCCTGATTGGCGTTGCCATGGCCGGGTTATTCGCAATCTTACCGGGGCGCTTTATCAGCGAGGTGCTGAACTACGCCACACCGTAA
- a CDS encoding sulfurtransferase translates to MSDLLVDADWLEARLEDPTVRVIDTRVTIVPQPPGPSDYVSLYPDYLASHIPGAGYLHMVEDLSDPDGAFPFALPSPEVIWQRLGDLGIRSSDTIVLYGNHIHFATHRCWWVLAVAGADVRLLNATFANWVAEGRPLASGAESFEAVTFDATPRTEWVASKADVIASMTDPDTTALNALSAEQHAGRGQPFGRPGRIPKSLSLPAAAMMQPDSGAFRSVDEIARALGETGVSKSDQLITYCGGGIAASTTFVALRLLGYENLSLYDGSLLEWSADPDLPLVID, encoded by the coding sequence ATGTCCGACCTGCTTGTTGATGCCGATTGGCTTGAAGCCCGGCTGGAGGATCCGACCGTCCGCGTTATTGATACGCGCGTGACCATCGTTCCGCAGCCCCCCGGACCGTCCGATTATGTATCGTTATATCCGGACTATCTTGCTTCCCATATTCCGGGCGCCGGTTATCTGCATATGGTTGAGGATCTGTCGGACCCTGACGGTGCCTTTCCTTTCGCCCTCCCGTCGCCCGAGGTGATCTGGCAGCGGCTGGGGGATCTTGGGATCAGAAGCAGTGATACAATCGTGCTCTATGGCAATCATATTCATTTCGCAACGCATCGCTGCTGGTGGGTGCTGGCGGTGGCGGGGGCCGATGTCAGGCTGCTCAATGCCACTTTTGCCAATTGGGTGGCCGAGGGCCGTCCGCTTGCTTCTGGCGCAGAGAGTTTTGAGGCGGTGACTTTTGACGCAACACCGCGCACCGAATGGGTGGCGAGCAAAGCCGATGTTATCGCCAGCATGACAGATCCGGATACCACGGCCCTCAATGCCCTGTCCGCCGAGCAGCATGCGGGCCGGGGGCAGCCCTTTGGTCGTCCGGGCCGCATTCCAAAAAGTCTCAGCCTTCCGGCGGCAGCCATGATGCAACCGGATAGCGGTGCCTTTCGATCTGTAGATGAAATCGCGCGTGCGCTGGGCGAAACCGGTGTCTCGAAATCCGATCAGCTGATCACCTATTGCGGCGGCGGCATTGCCGCCAGCACCACCTTTGTCGCCTTGCGGCTGCTGGGATATGAAAACCTTTCCCTCTATGATGGATCGCTGCTCGAATGGTCGGCCGACCCTGATTTACCGTTGGTGATTGACTAG
- a CDS encoding MAPEG family protein: MHVTVTPVFAALLALIFVCLSVRTILKRRKAKVAVGDGGNVELQRAQRAHANFIEYVPIALLVLTFLEMRAVGSYVMIGLCGLLLLGRCIHAYGISNPRENYNFRKTGMYMTFAVLILGSLGLLYTYL; encoded by the coding sequence ATGCATGTCACTGTTACCCCCGTATTCGCCGCGCTTCTCGCCCTGATATTTGTTTGCTTGAGTGTCAGGACAATCCTGAAGCGACGCAAAGCCAAGGTCGCTGTGGGGGATGGTGGCAATGTTGAACTGCAACGGGCGCAGCGGGCCCATGCCAATTTCATTGAGTATGTGCCGATCGCCTTACTGGTCCTGACCTTCCTGGAGATGCGGGCCGTCGGCAGTTACGTCATGATTGGTCTCTGTGGCCTGTTGTTACTCGGCCGCTGCATTCATGCTTATGGCATCAGCAACCCCAGGGAAAATTACAATTTCCGGAAAACCGGTATGTATATGACCTTTGCTGTCCTGATCCTTGGTAGTCTCGGCTTGCTTTATACGTATCTATGA
- the guaA gene encoding glutamine-hydrolyzing GMP synthase, translating into MKNSILIIDFGSQVTQLIARRVREAGVYSEIIPFNSAAEKLKDFDPSGIILSGGPASVIGDETPRAPDEVFTMGVPVLGICYGQQTMCAQLGGKVEAPDHREFGRAPIDIADDCDLFEGVWEKGSRDEVWMSHGDRVVDIPDGFSVVITSDGAPFAGIADESRHFYGVQFHPEVVHTPRGAALLSNFVHKICGLAGDWTMAAFKDQAIAAIRKQVGDGKVICGLSGGVDSSVVAVLIHEAIGDQLTCVYVDNGLMRTGESEQVVRVFRDKYNIPLIHADASEQFLGELEGVDDPETKRKIIGRIFIEVFDAEAGKVGGAEFLAQGTLYPDVIESVSFAGGPSVTIKSHHNVGGLPDRMNLKLVEPLRELFKDEVRDLGRELGMASELVDRHPFPGPGLAIRVPGAISRERLEILRKADVIYLDEIRKAGLYDEIWQAFAVLLPVRTVGVMGDNRTYDYVCALRAVTSTDGMTADYYPFSHEFLGRVSTRIINEVIGINRVVYDTTSKPPGTIEWE; encoded by the coding sequence ATGAAAAACAGTATTCTGATCATTGACTTTGGCAGTCAGGTCACTCAGCTGATCGCGCGGCGCGTCCGGGAAGCTGGGGTTTATAGCGAAATCATTCCCTTCAATTCAGCGGCAGAAAAGCTCAAGGATTTCGATCCGAGCGGTATTATCCTGTCCGGCGGTCCCGCCTCCGTCATTGGCGATGAAACACCGCGGGCTCCGGATGAGGTGTTTACCATGGGGGTTCCGGTTTTGGGAATCTGCTACGGGCAGCAAACCATGTGCGCGCAACTGGGCGGTAAAGTCGAAGCCCCGGATCATCGGGAATTCGGCCGGGCTCCCATTGATATCGCCGATGACTGCGATTTATTCGAGGGTGTCTGGGAAAAGGGAAGCCGGGACGAAGTCTGGATGAGCCATGGCGACCGGGTTGTGGATATTCCCGACGGCTTCTCTGTTGTCATAACGTCGGACGGCGCACCCTTTGCCGGAATTGCCGATGAAAGCCGGCATTTTTACGGGGTCCAGTTCCATCCGGAAGTGGTCCATACACCGCGCGGCGCGGCTCTATTATCGAACTTCGTGCATAAAATCTGCGGCCTTGCGGGCGACTGGACCATGGCGGCCTTTAAGGACCAGGCCATCGCGGCAATCCGCAAACAGGTGGGCGATGGCAAGGTAATTTGCGGTCTTTCCGGCGGTGTGGATAGCTCTGTTGTAGCCGTGCTGATCCATGAGGCCATTGGCGACCAGCTGACCTGCGTCTATGTGGATAACGGCTTGATGCGGACCGGAGAATCGGAGCAGGTGGTCCGGGTCTTTCGCGACAAGTATAATATTCCGCTTATTCATGCGGATGCGTCGGAACAGTTCCTCGGGGAGCTGGAGGGTGTGGATGATCCGGAAACCAAACGCAAGATTATCGGCCGGATCTTTATCGAGGTCTTCGATGCGGAAGCCGGCAAGGTCGGGGGCGCGGAGTTTCTGGCCCAAGGCACCTTGTACCCTGATGTCATCGAAAGTGTCTCCTTTGCCGGGGGTCCCAGTGTGACCATCAAGTCCCATCATAATGTGGGCGGCTTGCCCGACCGCATGAACCTGAAACTGGTGGAGCCTTTGCGCGAGTTGTTTAAAGACGAGGTGAGGGATCTGGGCCGCGAGCTGGGCATGGCGTCCGAGCTGGTCGACCGTCATCCTTTCCCGGGGCCGGGTCTGGCGATCCGGGTGCCCGGCGCCATCAGCCGTGAACGACTGGAAATCCTGCGAAAAGCCGATGTGATTTATCTCGATGAAATTCGTAAAGCCGGGCTTTACGACGAAATCTGGCAAGCCTTTGCCGTTTTATTGCCGGTGCGAACCGTCGGCGTCATGGGCGATAACCGAACCTATGATTATGTTTGCGCACTTCGGGCGGTCACATCAACCGATGGCATGACGGCGGATTACTATCCGTTCAGCCATGAATTTCTCGGCCGCGTCTCGACCCGCATTATCAACGAAGTGATCGGTATCAATCGTGTTGTCTATGACACCACCTCGAAACCGCCCGGAACCATTGAATGGGAATAA
- a CDS encoding tetratricopeptide repeat protein, with protein MAFRKLTIALFTLVAAHVLTAQIVYAAGGSSSPTEAAVPDSPDFIAGKTAIDQQQWAVAIASFSKVTAADPKNADAFNYLGYANRQMKNYDEAFKNYNIALEINPDHRGANEYIGEAYLQTNNLDMAEKHLAKLDDVCFFGCAEYTMLKRAVEEYKARS; from the coding sequence ATGGCATTCCGCAAACTGACAATAGCACTTTTTACTTTGGTGGCAGCCCATGTTCTGACCGCGCAAATAGTATATGCAGCCGGGGGGAGCAGCAGTCCGACGGAGGCAGCCGTTCCTGACAGCCCTGATTTTATAGCCGGAAAGACAGCAATTGATCAGCAGCAATGGGCTGTGGCCATCGCCTCCTTTTCGAAAGTGACGGCGGCGGACCCGAAAAATGCAGATGCCTTCAACTATCTGGGCTATGCCAACCGGCAGATGAAAAATTACGACGAGGCCTTTAAAAATTACAATATTGCGCTGGAAATTAATCCGGATCATCGCGGCGCCAATGAGTATATCGGAGAGGCTTACCTGCAGACGAATAACCTGGATATGGCAGAGAAGCATCTGGCGAAACTGGATGACGTCTGCTTTTTCGGATGCGCGGAATACACCATGCTGAAGCGCGCTGTTGAGGAATATAAAGCCAGATCCTGA